One Mangrovimonas cancribranchiae DNA segment encodes these proteins:
- the porQ gene encoding type IX secretion system protein PorQ — MSRKITFLLFSLLFNFVASAQVGGETTYQFLNLVSSPRQAALGGKVLTNVDYDVTQALYNPSTINVEMDNQLAVNYTSYLGDINYGTAAYAYTWDRRTQTLHIGVNYINYGKFDGYDEYGNATNTFTGNEAALSFGYARQIGYSDFYLGGNIKFITSKLEQYNSFGAALDAGLLYINEDIEFQASLVVRNAGFQITTYAGQNEPLPLEVAFGMSQTLENVPLRWHLTFENLQKWPIGAANPARAETDLEGNQTQDEVSFFGNVLRHTIIGAELFPKGGFNIRLGYNFRRGEELRIVDQRNFSGISAGVGLKFGKFRFSYTHARYTSASNANFFGMQIDLSGR, encoded by the coding sequence ATGTCAAGAAAAATTACCTTTTTACTTTTTTCATTGCTATTTAACTTTGTAGCTAGTGCGCAAGTTGGTGGAGAAACTACTTACCAGTTTTTAAACTTGGTATCGTCGCCACGACAAGCTGCTTTAGGAGGTAAAGTGCTAACTAACGTAGATTACGATGTTACCCAAGCACTTTATAATCCGTCAACTATTAATGTTGAGATGGATAATCAATTAGCAGTAAACTACACGAGTTATTTAGGCGACATAAATTATGGTACAGCTGCCTATGCTTACACTTGGGATAGACGTACACAAACATTGCACATAGGTGTAAACTATATAAACTACGGTAAGTTTGATGGATACGATGAATATGGTAACGCGACCAATACATTTACAGGAAATGAAGCTGCTCTATCTTTTGGGTATGCGCGTCAAATAGGGTATTCAGACTTTTATTTAGGTGGAAACATAAAATTTATAACCTCTAAGTTAGAACAATATAATTCATTTGGTGCCGCATTAGATGCGGGATTACTGTATATAAATGAAGATATTGAATTTCAAGCCTCCTTGGTCGTTAGAAATGCCGGTTTTCAAATAACCACTTATGCGGGGCAAAACGAACCGTTACCATTAGAAGTTGCCTTTGGTATGTCGCAAACCTTAGAAAATGTGCCATTACGCTGGCATTTAACATTCGAAAACTTACAAAAATGGCCCATAGGAGCAGCCAATCCGGCACGTGCTGAAACCGATTTAGAAGGAAATCAAACCCAAGATGAGGTAAGTTTTTTTGGAAATGTGTTAAGACATACTATTATAGGTGCAGAATTATTTCCAAAAGGTGGGTTTAATATTCGCTTAGGATATAACTTTAGAAGAGGCGAGGAGTTGCGTATTGTAGACCAAAGAAATTTCTCTGGAATATCGGCAGGTGTAGGGCTAAAGTTTGGTAAGTTTAGGTTTAGTTACACACATGCGCGATATACAAGTGCCTCGAACGCAAACTTTTTTGGAATGCAAATAGATTTAAGTGGCCGATGA